Part of the Amia ocellicauda isolate fAmiCal2 chromosome 18, fAmiCal2.hap1, whole genome shotgun sequence genome, CTTGCTTTTCAAATTATTATAAAATCCCTTCAGTGATGCAACCAGAATATGGTGTATTCCCTGGATGAATAACAGTTTATTTGCCATTGATGAAACCTGGGTAGAAAAAGttgcatttttcttcttctctgatACTTTCCTGTTATAGAAAAATGTACTCTGGaggatttaaaataatgatgtaAAAAAATTAACTGTAGTGCAATCTTGTATTTTTATGTAGCTCTCTAAAGCAAGAGCCTATGGAATATTAGTTATGGGAGTATAAAGCATTTTGATCCATTGTCTTGCTCAATTACAGGAAAGTTTCGAAGGTCAGATGACTGAAGACAATATCGAGGTGGGCATCTGCAATGAAGCAGGGTTCAGAAGACTTTCTCCCGCAGAGGTCAAAGACTATCTGGCTGCCATTGCCTAAAATACCATCAGCATCAAGTTTACCTGGTctgggattttgttttgttgaatttattgGTGAAACCTACACACTTACAAATACTGTATTTTCAGCTGAGAAACATTTTtatcatttgtattttcttcccTCTTAATAGAAAGCTACCAATAAATGCcggtaattaaaaaaacataagagTCCAGGCCTTTTTCTTAATCTCCTACCCAAATGGTCTTTTTTAACTGGTTTTGTTGAATCTTTGATCTTTATTCTTTTGCATAGGGGATTAACACTGATGAATCTGGCATTTAAAATGACTGCACATTTTTATGAGCACAAGATGTCAGCGGGGCAGTCTTGTCCTTTTCTCATTCAGTTTGAAAGGTAAAAGGATTCAACATTTACTACGCTTATGGAGTTGTTTTGTTCTACCTTCTCAGCCCAACAGTCAAAATACTTCATCTATATTCTACCAAATCGATTGTCTTTTCAAACTGACTGCAATTGTGTTGCGGCCACAGCCTTTCATTAGTGAAAGGATCTTGCCTAATTTAAATCTTTGCATTGAAGTCATATCAAAATGAAATCCCAATTCAATTATCACATTTTCtattcctttttattatttttttaaaatagaatTTAAAGATAAATTACAGATAAAAGGACATAAGTCTAAAGGACAACATTCTCTTTGGGGTAGCCATGTAGTGTTCCATCAGTAGGTGATGAGTTCTTGATGTTTTGCCATGTAAGTACCATCTGTGAAGCCAGCTGGTGATCTGAGGTACAGTATGTTGACCCCATAATTGTTCCAAATAATTCAGTCCTTTGTGTTAAAAGGgacactgcatgttgtttggctGGTTATGAGCTGCTTTGTAAAAGGGAAAGTGACATTCCTTTAAGATGATTCCAAACAGACTGCAATCATGTCTTGCCAAACCGTTGCACAAACTCTGATAACGTGTAGACACGCCCACATCCCAATTGAGAGTCCATGCTAATGAAGTCATCAAGGTTCATCTTCGACTCTGCATGGCAGAAGAGGGTtatattcaaaattaaaaagtatGTGTAAATGGATCGCTCGATATACCTAATGAACTGTAATTAGTCCATACAATATCAGGACTACCATTTAACAGGAGGTTATCTATGTGCATTCATGAACCTTGCTTTAGAGTAGGGTACGATAAAGGAAGAAAACAGACATACCTGCCGTTTCAATGCAAGGGTATGGTGGCGGGGGCATGCGCCAAGCCCCACTGGCATCTCTCATGTGTGACCGATCGGAGGCGAAGCTCTTCAAGTACGCATCTGCTGGGATGACTCGCAGCTTCCTGAAAAGCATTGCACCTCTGTTAACACGGCTGGAGTAGCTTGGAGATGATCTCAATCACCTCTTTATTAAAGCTGAAGCCTTTAAACTGGGAAATTGTTTCCCTTCAAAGCTAGCAATAACCTCTGATAAGTGATCGTAAcaaccattttttttaatgtgtagaAACATACCTCCTGAAAGTTGGATTGATAAAATCATCTGATTGGAGGGCTTCCCTGGCGTACTGATCAAAAGGACAGGGAAATGGTAGGACGGTATCCAGATCATAGATGAAACTCTTTTGTTCCTTGTTACATTCGTGTAGTAGAATAACATGGTAGTCCTGGGGAAGACATTCACATTTGCCTGTATTGTTAAAGTGAGTATATATAGACTGTAACATAAACAGGATCCTGCAAACATCAtattgccttttgaaagaaaccaTACTCAACTTTGCCCCATTACATGCAAGATTAagtgaaacaaaaatcaaagaggagCTTTTAAAAGCAATTGTGTACATAGATCATACAACTAATATTTGATTTGTCTAACTGCTTTATCCAACTAACATTTAATAACAAAATTGCATTATAAAATTAAAGGCATCAATAGGTGGCAGTAAGAAAAATCTTATGACATACCCATATTACTGGCTTATCTCCAGGGCTTGATTTCTGTTTCCATATAGGAAcctgtaatataaaatatatatttaatttataatccATTTAGGTAGGTTATATATGGATTACATTTGGTTTAGATCACAAAAAATTACTCCAGCAATGCATTTGATACTGATCTTAATTATATCTGACTGGGCATTTTCTTGAGTTTTAGGATGATATTCATGTAGAATTGTACCATTTTTATCATGCTTTCTATTTAATCAAATTTGTGATCTTACCATCCTTCTGTCATTTGATATGAAAATGGCATAAACTTCATCCATAGGGCATTGCTTATTGGTCATAACATGTTCACAAAGCTTCCAAACATTTTCCTCACTATATAAAAGGGAATAAAATtaccacacaaaaacacacattacaTATATGTAAGTTGtcatgcaatttaaaatacagcatTCACTTATCTTTACAATGTGGATTTATGAATGGATTTAATTGTATCGAAGAAGAGTTTCATTAAGTTCTTTTTGGAACTGGAATTCTTAGAGCAGTTCCAATTCAAGTTCACATTGCACATTCAAATGCGAATATACTTTTACCTAAAACAGACCAGGGTATATAAAACCATATATGTCACAGATAAATAATGTGCTGCAGTTCTGAACCACtaagttaaataaacattaatgtgGAGTTTCATGATCACCTCGACTAATGATTAATGTTTATATCTTGCGTAAATAGTGCCTTAATATGGAAAAATACCAAAACACCTTCCTTATACTGCAGTCCGAGCAAATATTTACACGACAAACATAGAAGTAACCAATTGTTTTAATAGTATCTGAATTTTGAACTTGAGACCACTATAATATGACTAGCTGTCACAATGCAACAGACTTATCAGCGGCGCGCAATTGATAATAGTTGCTGTGCAGCGCACTCGATAACACACGGGTTTCTCACCAGTAGCAGCTCGTATAAACGTAGTCTTGTGCGGAAGGAGCGATAGAGCAATAATCACTTGAAGTGTCTGCCTTTTTCATGACTTACAAACTGCACCACACACGTCAAAGACTATAATTCATCAAAACATACTTGGCTTAATCAATGCAATAACCAGAAAAGGAACGAAACGTTTTCATCTTAGACAGGACAGTAGACTTGTGGGACTGGAGTGTTACATGTTTATTGCTCCGGTAAGGAAACTAACTTACAGTGCTGACTGGCGTTCCTACATTAATGCAATTGTGTGTAGCAGGGTCTTCGTACTGTctttgctcttttaaaatggtaTGATTATTTGCTATATCGACGTGGATTTGGAGATCGACACCGCTTCTGTTaattgtgaaaaacaaaaccacgtGTTTTTACACACAGGGATGCATAGGCTTGTTCGTCGCCATACATCATAATTCATACGATCTCGGAAGTTGCAAAGTGCTGTACATTTAAGTCTTATTTTTCCCCACTAGCAGCCGCTCATTCCCAAATCTTGTATAAtgaataattagttcaatttgAAATCATTCCTTCCCCTGCCGAAAATAAACAGGTGATCACATATCCGTTAGAGTATGTTTCTGCTTATTGTGTTAGTAAGGAACTAAAGCCTAAGCAAATGATTATATCGCAAATTCAGAACAATGCTTTAACAAAGTTTGGTAAGTAAATTGTTAACTAAATACAGCAGCTAGATATATACTCCTATACGCCTATATACTCCTCTCCAcaatcaaaacagaaaatactccAAATGTAGATGATTTGATTGGCATATGCAGGAGTTCATCCgtgcatatgtatgtaaataatgAAATGCTGCTTTTCGTGTCTATTTTAATTCGGCTGTCGTTAAGTTAACCACGTCGCTGTACGGGGCAGATCGGGGCTTATTTGTGCGATTTGAAATGACAGCTCCCGCTCTTTCTCTAACCCTCATGCATTTGTTATGACATCTGCTGCGAGCAGGAAGGCGTGTTTGCGCCGAGCCAATCCAGAGGCCGCACTCTGCGTTGTGTGCGCCGCGCCAAAAAGGTACCTGGGTATCTTGCAGGATAGATCACTCCGCGCCAGGAAATGATCTCCTTCGCAGTTCCATCAGAAACCATGAATTGAACAGTGACCAGAGCCATCTTAAAATCGTGTATCAACACCGCTTTTACACGACAACAGCACTGTCAAGTGGGCAATTCTTTCTGAGGTATATAGGAGTTTGTTACAGTACCTACTTCTCGTCTCGGAGACGTACTGTCGGTTGTGACCTGCGCAGCTCTGACGTTTGTGGCGCCAGAAATCAAGGCATGGAAAAATAGAGAAAGACGGGTACTGTGCATTCGCCAAGAGTCTGACTAAAGCCGGAAAAGGACGCGGCTGATtgctgtttaatttaaatgtgattATTCTTTAGCACTTAATTGATGGTCTGATTGGCACGATTACCAGCTAAAATGGTGATGTTGCGCAGCAGTACGGGCGCAGACCCCGCTGCCCCGAACCGCTCGGTGCTGGATTCGAGCTCCGAGTTTCTGTCGCTGCGCTGCTCGCCGAGGCGCTCCGGCCGCTGCAAGAGGGCCATGGAGGACAGTTCCAGTGGCA contains:
- the ntaq1 gene encoding protein N-terminal glutamine amidohydrolase isoform X2 — protein: MTNKQCPMDEVYAIFISNDRRMVPIWKQKSSPGDKPVIWDYHVILLHECNKEQKSFIYDLDTVLPFPCPFDQYAREALQSDDFINPTFRRKLRVIPADAYLKSFASDRSHMRDASGAWRMPPPPYPCIETAESKMNLDDFISMDSQLGCGRVYTLSEFVQRFGKT
- the ntaq1 gene encoding protein N-terminal glutamine amidohydrolase isoform X1, whose protein sequence is MKKADTSSDYCSIAPSAQDYVYTSCYCEENVWKLCEHVMTNKQCPMDEVYAIFISNDRRMVPIWKQKSSPGDKPVIWDYHVILLHECNKEQKSFIYDLDTVLPFPCPFDQYAREALQSDDFINPTFRRKLRVIPADAYLKSFASDRSHMRDASGAWRMPPPPYPCIETAESKMNLDDFISMDSQLGCGRVYTLSEFVQRFGKT